From the Catalinimonas alkaloidigena genome, the window GGACGTCGCCGATTTCGATTCGGTAGGAAACACCATCGCCAACGTAGAAGAGAAGATCGGGCCGATCGATGTGCTGATCAACAACGCCGGAATTGCCCGCGACGGCGTGCTGCGGCGCATGACCAAAGAGGCCTGGGATGACGTGATTAACACCAACCTGACCAGTGTGTTCAACACGTGCCGGCACGTAATCAACGGCATGATCGAGCGGGGATTTGGCCGGATCATCAACATCTCGTCGGTCAATGCACAGCGCGGGCAGGTAGGGCAAACCAACTATTCGGCCGCCAAAGCCGGCATGCACGGTTTCACCAAATCGCTGGCGATGGAAGTCGCTACCAAAGGCATTACGGTGAACACCATCTCGCCGGGCTA encodes:
- the phbB gene encoding acetoacetyl-CoA reductase: MDRENRRVALITGATGGLGTAMCKRLITDGYRVAGTYRDKSKLSAWQLEMEKEGYFLDVFEVDVADFDSVGNTIANVEEKIGPIDVLINNAGIARDGVLRRMTKEAWDDVINTNLTSVFNTCRHVINGMIERGFGRIINISSVNAQRGQVGQTNYSAAKAGMHGFTKSLAMEVATKGITVNTISPGYIYTEIVKAIPDEIIRTKILPGIPMGRLGGTDEVAYLVSFLASDEARFITGANYAINGGQHVY